GATATGAGCCTTGCTGATAAAAAAATCAAAGCGCAAAAAGCTCGTGAAGAAGGTTTTACCTTCATCGAGTTGATTATGGTCATCACGATGATCGGTATTCTGGCTTCCGTCGCGCTTCAAAAAATGATCACAACCGCTGAGCGAACGGAGTTGATCGCCGAGGACATGACGATCGACACCATGCGTTCCAATATTGTGTCCAATTTTGGAGCGGATTTGCTTCAAGGCAAGCCGGCGCAATTTCCGGTCAATCCGTTTGACAATTTGAGCAAGGTGCCGCGCGGTTACGACCGCGAGCGCAACCGCAGACCGTCTGGAACAAAACCGGATAACGATATCTGGATTTTCAATAACGATACGGGAACGACGGGCCAATTCACAACCAAGGAAACGGGCACGACCATCGAAGAATTTTCGATCACAGGATTTATTTTTCATCAGCGCAAGGACGGCACGGTTGCGAAATGGCCCTACGATTTCAATAGCGGCATCATCGGCAAGAAAATCATTGAGACTGAAAGCGAGCTCAACAAGGAACTCGACCGGATAGCCAAAGAGCGTGGAGAAATCACTGAAGAGGAAGTGATCCAGAAAACGAACTGATTCATTCGAGTTTTAGAATCCAACACGTAAAGAAAAGGGCGGGGACCAATGGAAATCATTTACGACATACTTTTAGATGTTGCGAAAATTTTTGTGTTTTTTCTAAATATGGTTGCCATTGTGGTCAGCGCTATGATTTTGTTCAAACCAAAACTTGCGGCTTCATTGAACTCCAGCTTCAGCAAGATGTTTGATACCGGAAATGTTTCTGATTCCGTGGATAAAAGCTACGACACGACGGAAGCGATTCTCAAATATCGCTGGGTCGTGGGGGTTTTCTTTCTGGGCGGAGCGATTTATACCCTGAAATATTTGTTAATGGATTTTAAGGAAGGCGTGTTCATCGAGCTGGTCGTGAGGCCGGATAGCGGCGGGGCGCTTCTTGCTACGGAGATGATCGTAGCGTTTATGAAATGGTTTTTAATTATTACAGCGGCGTTTGGCGTTGTCACCTGTTTGGCGATTCTCTTCAAACCGGAGATGTTCAAGACCTTCAGCGGACACCTGGACTCTTCCTACTCGACTCAGTCGATTCAGGATAAGTTGGACTCGGGGCATTATGGCTTCGACGAGTGGGTGATAAAAAACCATCTGTTTGTGGGAGGGTTTTTATTGTTGGGCTCGATATTTATACTGGTTTTTTTAACGTCTTATTTTGTTTAGTTTTCTTTAAAGGACGGGCGCCGGGGTCGCAGTTCAATTCCCCGGTCGAAACTGTTTTGCCGCCATTTCCATGAGGTTACGCTTTTCTTCCTCGCTCATGGATTCCACCGTTTTGCGTATCTCTTCCATCTGTTCCGGCGATAAAGAAGCCATTTGCTCCTGCGCCATTTTTTGCAACTGCTCTGCATTCCATCCCTCGGGACCGCCGCTGGCGGGGGTCGCTTGCGGTTTGGCGGATTCGGGTTTCTCCGGCGTGCATTTGAAGAGGATGTGATTGCCTTCTATGAAACTGAAAATATGGTCGTCTTTAAGACGGTCGAGAACGTCTTGCAGGGCGATGTCTCTTTTTTTGCAAGCGTCGTAAACTGATTTGAACGGCAGACGAACGGCTTTGGCCGGGAATCCATTCTTGCGTAAATTGTGTTTGATGCTTTCTTCCATGTGAATCGCTCTTGCCTCGATGGGATTGATATTCGCTGTTCGGGTCGCGTCCATAATTATAGTATAATCCAGCGCTTCGA
This window of the Candidatus Nitrohelix vancouverensis genome carries:
- a CDS encoding type II secretion system protein produces the protein MSLADKKIKAQKAREEGFTFIELIMVITMIGILASVALQKMITTAERTELIAEDMTIDTMRSNIVSNFGADLLQGKPAQFPVNPFDNLSKVPRGYDRERNRRPSGTKPDNDIWIFNNDTGTTGQFTTKETGTTIEEFSITGFIFHQRKDGTVAKWPYDFNSGIIGKKIIETESELNKELDRIAKERGEITEEEVIQKTN